The DNA sequence GTGGTGAGGCCTTCTTCGGTGGCACCTGTGAATCCCTGCGTGACCACCGGGAAGCGGACCGGCTCCTGCCCTTCACCACTGGCGAACTGCTCCTTCACCAATGCCGCGCTCGCTTCCCAATCCACGCGGGCCGCACGATGCAGCGCATCGGTGCGCACAAGGTCACGCGCGTCCATCCAGGAGCAGACCTCCATGGCTTCGCTGAGATAGGCGCTCACGATCTGCGTGCTCCACAACTCGCCGTAGCCCACGACCTGGTCGTAGTCCTGGTCGGCGTTGGTGGTGGGCGTACCGGTAAGCAACTCATCCAATTCATCGAAATACTCCAACAACCAGATTTCCGCCTCCTCGAAACCGGGGGCCACTTCGCGCAACACGCCCAGATGCCGCTGCCGCAAGGCCTCCATCTGATCGCGCACGTCCTTGCCATCGCGCCAGTCCCACACCACACGTTCCAGCGCGTTGGTGGTCTTGCCCATGGCACTCACCACAATGAGGATGTCCTCGCCGTCAAAGTGCTTCAGCACACGCGCGACATTGCGCACACCTGCCGCGTCCTTCACGCTGGCCCCTCCGAATTTGAAGACCTTCATGGCTTCATGAGTCTGGACATCACTTCGCGCGTCATTCTGCCATTCTCCCACTGGGTATCGAACTCAGCGCCCAACCGCGCATAGAAGCGCATGGCGCCCTTGTTCCAGTCGAGCACCTGCCAGGTGAGATGGTGGTAGCCGCGGTCCAAGGCATCCTGCACACAGGCGCGGAAGAGCCGCTCCCCGACCCGCTGGCCACGTGCACTTTCGGTAACGACGATGTCCTCCAGGTAACCCACCCGGCCACGCCAGGTGGAGTAGCGCTCATAGCATACCGCTATCCCGACCAGCCTGGCGGTTCCATCACCCGATCGCTCCGCCACCCACCCCCACCAGACCGGCTTCTCACCAAAGCCCGCATCCAGCATCTCCGCTTCGGTCACCGTAACCGCCTCCGGCTCCTTCTCGAAGGTGGCCAGCTCACGCACCAGTTCCAGCATCGCTGGCACATCGCGGGCTTCGGCACGGCGGATGATCGCGTCCATCGCCGGCAAAGATGGACACTGCGCATCTTTGCGGCGCTTGGCCGTGTGGCGCAAGAGCATTGGGTCGACCCGGTGGGTCGACGGTACAGTACCAAAGCAACAAGTCCCGAGATGTCCCGCATCACCACCCTCGCCGAATTCATCGTGGAACGCCAGGCGGAGTTCAAGTACTCCACCGGCGAGCTCAGCCGCCTGCTCACCGCCATCCGCCTCGCGGCCAAGATCGTGAACCGCGAGGTGAACAAGGCCGGGTTGGTGGAGGACATCATCGGCGCCGCCGGCAACGAGAACGTGCAGGGCGAGGAGCAGCAGAAGCTCGACGTGGTGGCCAACAACCTCTTCATCAACGCGCTGCGCAACCAGGGCGAGTGCTGCGCCGTGGGCAGCGAGGAGAACGACGACATCATCATCTACGAGAACGAGCGCTCCAGCAAGGGCAAGTACATCGTGCTGATGGACCCGCTGGACGGCAGCAGCAACATCGATGTGAACGTCTCCATCGGCACCATCTTCAGCATCTACCGCCGCCTGGACGACAACAAGCCCGTGACGCACGCCGACTTCCTGCAGCCCGGCAGCGCACAGGTGGCCGCCGGCTACGTGATCTATGGCAGCAGCACCATGCTGGTGTACACCACCGGGCATGGCGTCAACGGCTTCACGCTGGATCCCAGCATCGGCACCTTCTGCCTGAGCCACCCCGATATGAAGGCGCCACAGCAGGGCAAGATCTACAGCGTGAACGAGGGCAACTACAACGACTTCGCGCCCGATGTGCAGGTCTACATCAACAGGTGCCGCGAGCAGCGCATGAGCGCCCGCTACATCGGCAGCCTGGTGGCCGACTTCCACCGCAACCTGCTGAAGGGCGGCATCTACCTCTACCCCGCCACGGCCAAGGCGCCCCAGGGCAAACTGCGGCTGCTCTACGAGGCCAATCCCCTGGCCCTGATCGCCGAACAGGCCGGTGGTATGGCCACCGATGGCACCCGGCGCATCCTGGACATCGTGCCCACCGAACTGCACCAGCGCTGCCCATTGTACATCGGCAGCAAGGCGATGGTGGAAGAGGCGATGAAAGGGTGAGGCCCGCCCCGGTGGGGCATGGCATGCCATGTGGCGTTCCCTTCAGCGACGACGCATCACCGTTGCAGCACGATGCGCGCGGACCTGAGTGGCGCTCCTTCCGACCGCAGCGTCAGGAGGTAGAGCCCATCCGTCCAATCCGCAGGCAGCTCCAAAGACCACATCGGCACCAGATCGCCGACCCGATCCATGTGCATGCGCGCGCCAGCGGCATTGAAGACCTCGACCACACCACGCCTGCCGATCATGTCCGGATCTAGTTGAACGATGATGCGTTCACTGGCCGGGTTCGGATGGACACGCAGACCGCTTGGGGGGGCCATCACGCCGATGTTGGTCCCGTCGAACTCGATCACTTTCATAAGGAATACATCCGGTCCCCCGTTCGACGTGTGGTTCTGCGTGCCCGGGCCGGGATCGAGATCGGCCGTGGAAGCGAACCAGCCGGTCACATACAGGTCGCCCGCATCATCCAATACCAGTGCATTGGCCTGGTCAGCGCCTGTGCCACCCATGATGCCGGCCCGGATGAACGCACCGCCATCATCGAGGCTCAGCACGAACATCTCGTCGTTGCCGGCCGCCACCACCTGATGGACCTCCGGGCCGGGATCAAGGTCCGCGGTCCCTTGGAAGATGCCCACCACATGGACCACACCGTCCGCATCAGCCGCGATCCCAAAACCTTCGTCATACCCGGTGCCGCCCATCGACCGGGCCCATACCAGGTCGCCGTCCGTGGTGAATTTCAGCACATGGATGTCATGGTCGCCCACAGCGGTCATCGATGCCGTTCCCGGTCCCGGGTCGAAGTCGA is a window from the Flavobacteriales bacterium genome containing:
- a CDS encoding GNAT family N-acetyltransferase, encoding MDAIIRRAEARDVPAMLELVRELATFEKEPEAVTVTEAEMLDAGFGEKPVWWGWVAERSGDGTARLVGIAVCYERYSTWRGRVGYLEDIVVTESARGQRVGERLFRACVQDALDRGYHHLTWQVLDWNKGAMRFYARLGAEFDTQWENGRMTREVMSRLMKP
- the fbp gene encoding class 1 fructose-bisphosphatase yields the protein MSRITTLAEFIVERQAEFKYSTGELSRLLTAIRLAAKIVNREVNKAGLVEDIIGAAGNENVQGEEQQKLDVVANNLFINALRNQGECCAVGSEENDDIIIYENERSSKGKYIVLMDPLDGSSNIDVNVSIGTIFSIYRRLDDNKPVTHADFLQPGSAQVAAGYVIYGSSTMLVYTTGHGVNGFTLDPSIGTFCLSHPDMKAPQQGKIYSVNEGNYNDFAPDVQVYINRCREQRMSARYIGSLVADFHRNLLKGGIYLYPATAKAPQGKLRLLYEANPLALIAEQAGGMATDGTRRILDIVPTELHQRCPLYIGSKAMVEEAMKG